Part of the Synechococcales cyanobacterium T60_A2020_003 genome, AAGAATCCCCTAGGTCAGGCTTTTTGCAGATGCTTAGATCGAAACCTCAAATCAAGAATTGTCCATCCCGACCATCGCCCCGACGTGCCCTAGCGGCGATCGCCTCTGTAGCCTTAACCACAGGAGCGCTGTACGTCGGGTTGCCAGCGACAGAGGCTGAAGCCAACTTCTGGTGGATCAACACCAACGAATATAAACGGTGCGCGGCAGATCTAGATGGCCTGGAACTCACGGATGAAGCGATCGCTGAAGCCTGTGCTTCTGCCCTGCATCCCAATGAGCTATCGAACTGCGTAGTTCGCATTGATCGGGAAACAACCGTAACGGCAGAAGCGGCTCTGGCAGGCTGTAAGCGCGATCGCCGTCCTGAAAATTTAGCCGTGTGCGTCGTTGATATTGATCGCATTGGCAGCAATCTTGGGGATGCCGCTCTGGACTACTGCCGTCGGAGTTTGCTGCCTTTGGCCTTTGCTGACTGTGTGACGGGTCTGGATAGTGAGATAGCCTCCATTGAGCCACTGCCTGCGATGGATATCTGCATCGCCGCAGACGATCGCCCGGTGGAATATTTACCTGACTTTGTTTATCTGCAGCCACCTATCAACATTCCGGCAACCCCGGCTCCCTACGAACCTCAGCTCTCTCCCTCCACTACGATTACCCCCATGCAGCCTGCCGAGCCTGCACCCCAGACCCAGCCTGTACCTGCTCTGTTCTAGAGAGGAGAGTGCTTAGAAAAAATAAAAGCCGCGCATTGCGCGGCTTTTTAAGGGTTGAATGAACCGATTGCGGCAAATCCTAGCGATTTTCGTCCATCCACTGATCGACTTCGCGGCTACAGTTACGCTCCTTATTCTCGGCTCGTCCCTGGGCACGGCAGCGCTCCCAGGCAATCTGCTCTACGGAGTTATCGGGAAGTTGGCTTTGCCGTGCGAGGGCTTGATCAAAGAAGGTTAGGCTTTCTTGATCCTTTTCCTGCTGGACTAGGATCTGAGCTTTTAAGTACAGCAACTCCGGGTTATTTGGCGCAGCGGCGATCGCCCGATCAACGGCATCCATCGCTTGGTCCTGTTCATCCAGGTCGCGGTAGGCGATCGCAATGCCCCGTTCCGACAGATACTCCGGCGCGGCGTAGGACTCAAATCGTTCAATGGCCTGATTGGGATCGGCAAACGGCAGGTTCACCGCCAGCATTAAGTCCATGTAGCCTTTGATCAGATTCAATTCTGGATCGGCAGCATTGACCTTTTCAGCGGCGTTCATATAGCTAAACACCTGCTGCAACTTTTGCAGGGCTGTGGGTGTACCCCGTACAGTGCCTTCCTCTAGCAGTGCGTGGGCACCTTGCAGGAAGTTGCCCACCGCCATGTAAAGATTGCCCCGCAGAGGATCGGAATCCAAGAGCGCTTCGGCGGAGGATAGGGTGAGGTTGGCGTTTTCCTCCAAACGATCATAGTCTTCATCCGTAAAGGCGAGGGCACTCTGCATCGCGTAGGCCATGGGGTCGGTCGCCGTTCCCTGATCCAGCAATTCCTGAGCTTTAACGTAATCCCCCTCTTGGAACATGGCGCGGAATACGGCTTCCGTTTGGTCATCAATGTTACGGGGATTGCTGCTGCGGAAGGGATCGGCCGCAAATGCAGGATTGGACAACACTCCAAGGGCGATCGCCAAACTCATCGTGACGAAAGGTTTTAAATAGTTTTTCATCGGTGACATGGACTCAACTCACACAATCAACGCATACGAGTAGCTTGACTCAGAGGGAGAGGTGAAGGTGCCAGCTACCCTAATTAAAATCATCAGTCTTCATCTTACTCACTCCGTTGCCTGATTGGGTTGCTCCGGTAAGTTGTGAACTTTTGCAGGGTCGCGTTACGTTACGATCTGCGGCGGGAATCCTGAAGAATGGGAGAACGCTTGGATGAATGACCTATGGGGCGATCGCCACTTCGCCACCCCGATTTTGAACATCGGTCATGATCCCAAACCACCCAAGCGCACGGGGCACTATCGCTAATTCTGAGACGCATTTATCCGTTTGCCGGAGCACAACTCATGAGTGATTTATTCAAAGGTTTTGAACAACTGCTGGAACTTGCCAAGCTACTGGAAGAAAAGGCCGAAAGTGGGGAACTGAAAACCAATGTCCAGATCAATACCAGTCCCCTGAGCAGCATTCCCCGCAGTCGCCCCGACATTGGCACCAGCTGGATTCGGACGAATAGTCCCAAAACTGAACCGTCGCCGAACCGTTCTGAGCCGGACAATGTGATCATTCCCCCCCCTCCGGCAGGTTCGGGCGACGACTCGGATGAGAGCAGCGGGTCGTTAGATAATGTATCTCTGAAAGACGTAGGTGGATTGGCGGACGTGCTGCGGGAGTTGCGGGAACTGGTGGAAATTCCGCTGAAACGTCCCGATTTGCTAAAAAAATTAGGTTTAGAACCACCCAGAGGCGTGCTGCTGATTGGCCCACTGGGAACGGGGAAAACCCTGACTGCCCGTGCCCTAGCCGATGAGCTGGGCGCAAACTATATTGCGATCGTTGGCCCTGAAGTGATGGGCAAATACTACGGGGAAGCTGAATCGCGCCTCCGCAGCATTTTTGAAAAGGCCAGCAAGTCGGCTCCCTGTCTGGTGTTTATTGACGAGATTGACAGCCTTGCCCCCGATCGCTCGAAAGTAGAAGGGGAGGTGGAGAAACGCTTAGTTGCCCAGCTTTTGAGTTTGATGGATGGCTTTGCCAAGACGAATGGCGTGATTGTGCTGGCAGCCACCAACCGACCCGACCACCTCGATCCCGCCCTGCGGCGTCCGGGACGGTTTGACCGCGAAGTTCACTTCCGTGTGCCCGATCGGGATGGTCGCCTAGAGATTTTGACTATCCTAACCCGCGATATGCCCTTAGAGGATGTGGACTTGGGGGCGATCGCCGATCTCTGTGTGGGGTTAGTGGGTGCCGATCTGAAAGCCATCTGTCAAAAAGCGGCCTACAGCGCTCTGCGGCGGCAGGTGTCGTCCCTATCTGCCCCGATCCCCGATAATCTCACGATCGCCCACTCTGACTTTCTCCAGGCCATCAAAGAAGTCAAGCCAGCGGTATTGCGATCGGTGGAGGTGGAATCGCCCCATATCGACTGGGCAGACATCGGTGGCCTCGATACGGTGAAACAAACGCTCCAGGAATCGGTGGAAGGGGTGTTACTCTATCCCGAACTTTACGAGCAGACGAAAGCTAAAGCACCTAAGGGCATCCTCCTCTGGGGGCCTCCAGGTACGGGTAAGACTCTGCTGGCAAAAGCGGTGGCGTCTCAGGCGCGAGCAAACTTTATTGCGGTGAACGGCCCTGAATTGCTGTCTCGGTGGGTTGGTGCAGCGGAACAGGCCGTCCGCGAACTGTTCACCAAGGCGCGGCAGGCGGCTCCCTGCGTGGTGTTTGTGGATGAAATTGATACCCTAGCTCCGGCACGGGGTAAGTTTGTGGGGGATTCGGGGGTGAGTGATCGCGTCGTGGGTCAACTCTTAACCGAACTGGACGGACTGCACGCCTGCCCAAATGTGATCCTGGTAGGAGCCACCAACCGACCTGATGCTCTCGATCCCGCCTTGCTCCGAGCTGGACGCCTCGACATTCAGCTTAAGGTAGACCTACCCGACGAGGATGGACGGTTGGCGATCCTCACGGTTCACAATCAGGATCGTCCGCTCAGGGATGTTGATCTGGCAATCTGGGCAGCCCAAACGGAAGGGTGGAACGGAGCAGATCTCTCGCTACTCAGCAATCAGGCTGCTCTGGAAGCGATTCGTCGCTACCGTGCCGGAGACCAAACCGATCCCACCACCATCGAAATCACGAACCTGGATTTCGAACTTGCCCATCAGGCATTGGTGCTGCAAAAACAGTCGATCTAACCTGACTGATAATGGAGTTGGGATGTATTGCACAACTCCATCACCTCATCACCCCATGACCTCTCCACCTCTTCACCCCATCCCTACATCGACGCCTCCAAAACAGCCTCCGGCACTGGGCCATGCTTCTGGGCGATCGCCGCTTCTACGACACCCAAAAACAGCGGATGGGGCTTACTAGGGCGAGACTGGAATTCAGGATGGAACTGAGTTGCAATGAAATAGGGATGATCCGGCAGTTCCACAATTTCCACCAAGCGACCATCAGGGGACGTACCGCTGATTTGATAACCGCTTTCGATAAACAGATTGCGATAGGCGTTGTTGAACTCATAGCGGTGACGATGCCGTTCGTACACGACCTCTTGCTGATACATCCGGTCTGCGAGGGAATTGGGGGCAATCCGACAGGGGTACAGCCCTAGGCGCATCGTGCCGCCCAGATCTACCACGTCTTGCTGTTCGGGTAGGAGGTGGATCACGGGATTGGGCGTATGCTCATCAAACTCAGCGCTGTTCGCGTCTAGATGGGCTACGTTTTGCGCCCATTCAATCACGGAACACTGCATTCCCAAACACAGCCCCAGGAAGGGAATGCGCTGTTCACGGGCATAGCGGATTGCCAGCACCTTGCCCTCAATCCCGCGATTGCCAAAACCACCAGGGACAACAATGCCATCAATGCCGCCCAGGATCGTGTGAACTGATTCCGGGATAATGTCCTCCGAGTTGATCCAGCGGATGTTGAGACTGGCTCCACTGGCGATCGCCGCATGGCGCAAGGCTTCCACAACGGAGAGATAGGCATCGTTCAACCGCACATATTTCCCAACGATCGCCATTTCTAATGGTCGTCCGGGTTGATACATGCGCTCGACGAGGGTTTGCCACTGGCTGAGGTTGGGTTCCCGTTGGGGCAGGTGCAGTAAATCTAAAACTTGGTGGGCTAAGCCCTCCTGTTCCAACACCAGCGGCACTTCGTAAATGCTGCCCGCATCCTGGGAGGTAATCACGCACTCCACAGGCACATCGCAGAATTCGGAAAGCTTATCTTTTAACCCAGGTTGAAGGGCGCGATCGCACCGACAGATTAGGATATCGGGCTGGATACCAATAGAGCGCAGTTCCTTAACCGAGTGCTGGGTGGGCTTGGTTTTCATCTCTCCCGCCGCCGCAATCCAGGGCAGGAGGGTAACGTGCATGTACAGCACATCTTTGCGTCCCACGGCTTTGCGGAACTGGCGAATCGCTTCCAAAAATGGCAAAGACTCAATATCTCCCACCGTGCCGCCAATTTCCGTGATCACGACATCGGGATTGGTGTTGTGCGCCACCCGCAAGATCCGTTCCTTAATTTCATTGGTGATGTGGGGGATCACCTGCACCGTGCCACCCTGGTAATCGCCGCGCCGCTCTTTGTTGAGTACGGCCTGGTAGATCGATCCGGTGGTGACACTGTTTAGGCGCGACATGGAGGTGTCGGTAAAGCGCTCGTAGTGCCCCAGGTCGAGGTCGGTTTCGGCTCCGTCTTCGGTCACAAAGACTTCCCCATGCTGAAACGGACTCATCGTGCCCGGATCAACGTTAATGTAGGGATCGAGCTTTAGGATGGATACCGAGTAATCTCTGGATTTCAGTAGGCGTCCTAGGCTAGCGGCAACAATCCCTTTGCCGATACTGGACACAACGCCACCCGTTACAAATACAAATTTCGTCATAGCTCTTTGGTGAAGCGATTACGGATAAGGTCTAAGGTTGGAATCTAACCCATTCATTTTGCCACAGGGTTTACAGTCCATCGTGCCTTTTTAAATGCTGCTGATTTTTAGGTCATGCATTCACCATCTTGCGTCGCGCCGCTAAATCTCTTACAGTCTGCAATCAGGATACGGATATCACAGGATAACTCTGGCGTATGGCACTGCAAGTTTATGGAATTCCGAGCTGCGGAACCTGCAAAAAAGCACTGACCTGGTTGGATCAAAACAAGATTGGGTATGAGTTTGTCAACACCAAGGACAACCTACCGACGAAATCGATGATCCAAGCTTGGGTAGAAGCGTTGGGATCGAAACCAATGCGAAATACGTCTGGTCAGTCCTATCGGGCGATTGGTGAGGAAAAGCAAACCTGGAGCGATGAGCAGTGGGTTATAGCCTTCGCTAAAGATGCGATGTTGTTGAAGCGTCCGCTGTTTGTGAAGGATGGCAAGGCGGTGGCGGTTGGATTCCGGGATCCGGATGTGGTGCGGAAGGCGATCGCGCCTTAACCCCTTGGATAGGTCATGCCAGACTCAACGTTAAGTTACTAGAAAAGCATCACGGAGGAAACGTAAGATGAGCGATGCCAGAAATGTTTTAGGCCAACCTCTCGAAATTTGCTGCACGTCGCCGATGACTGGGTTTTACCGAGATGGAACCTGCAATACGGGGGGAGGGGACTTTGGCGCACATGTGGTTTGCGCTCAGATGACAGCAGAGTTTTTGGAGTACACCCGTTCTCAGGGCAATGATTTGAGTACGCCGATGCCTGCCTTTAATTTTCCGGGACTAAAACCGGGCGATCGCTGGTGTTTGTGTGCGTCTCGCTGGAAGGAGGCGTTGGATGCGGGGGTTGCGCCTCCGGTGGTGCTGGACTCGACCCATGCGCTGGCGTTGGAGTATGTGACGTTGGAGGAGTTGAAGCAGCACGCGATTTAGAGGTTTGAGGCTATAAGATATGCGACTTCTTGTTCGATACCCAGCCGCATCCTATCGCATTGGGAAAAAGTCGCATATCTGATGCCTTTAGATGCCCAGCAGTGGCCTACCGACATCAGCAAAAGCAACCAAAAGCAACCATGAAATTACTGAAACTATACTTAAGCTTTGTACGAAAAGTAAGAATCTAGTGCAGGCTGGCAGGAATTGCTAACCAGTGTTCACAACCTCATCAAACCCCTTAAACTTCCATAGAAACGGCTTGGCAAAGGTGCGGTTGAAAGAGTCACTGAATCGCCAGCACGTTAAGCGCATCTGGCTGTTTGTGATTGCGATTGCGCTCCATAACTTTCCGGAAGGGTTAGCGGTGGGGGTCGGCTTCGGGAGCGGTGATGTGGCCAGTGGAATGGCGCTGGCGCTGGGCATTGGCCTCCAAAATATTCCTGAAGGCTTAGTGGTGGCATTATCCCTGCGCGAACTGGGGTACTCGATCGCCACTGCCATTGGTGTGGCAACCTTGACAGGGTTGGTCGAACCGATCGGCGGCGTTTTGGGTGCGGGGGTGGTCTCGATTGCGGCACCGCTCCTGCCCTGGGGAATGGCCTTTGCCGCAGGAGCCATGTTGTTTGTGATCGTCGATGAAATTATTCCTGAAGTGGATCACAAGGGACT contains:
- a CDS encoding AAA family ATPase is translated as MSDLFKGFEQLLELAKLLEEKAESGELKTNVQINTSPLSSIPRSRPDIGTSWIRTNSPKTEPSPNRSEPDNVIIPPPPAGSGDDSDESSGSLDNVSLKDVGGLADVLRELRELVEIPLKRPDLLKKLGLEPPRGVLLIGPLGTGKTLTARALADELGANYIAIVGPEVMGKYYGEAESRLRSIFEKASKSAPCLVFIDEIDSLAPDRSKVEGEVEKRLVAQLLSLMDGFAKTNGVIVLAATNRPDHLDPALRRPGRFDREVHFRVPDRDGRLEILTILTRDMPLEDVDLGAIADLCVGLVGADLKAICQKAAYSALRRQVSSLSAPIPDNLTIAHSDFLQAIKEVKPAVLRSVEVESPHIDWADIGGLDTVKQTLQESVEGVLLYPELYEQTKAKAPKGILLWGPPGTGKTLLAKAVASQARANFIAVNGPELLSRWVGAAEQAVRELFTKARQAAPCVVFVDEIDTLAPARGKFVGDSGVSDRVVGQLLTELDGLHACPNVILVGATNRPDALDPALLRAGRLDIQLKVDLPDEDGRLAILTVHNQDRPLRDVDLAIWAAQTEGWNGADLSLLSNQAALEAIRRYRAGDQTDPTTIEITNLDFELAHQALVLQKQSI
- a CDS encoding CTP synthase, translating into MTKFVFVTGGVVSSIGKGIVAASLGRLLKSRDYSVSILKLDPYINVDPGTMSPFQHGEVFVTEDGAETDLDLGHYERFTDTSMSRLNSVTTGSIYQAVLNKERRGDYQGGTVQVIPHITNEIKERILRVAHNTNPDVVITEIGGTVGDIESLPFLEAIRQFRKAVGRKDVLYMHVTLLPWIAAAGEMKTKPTQHSVKELRSIGIQPDILICRCDRALQPGLKDKLSEFCDVPVECVITSQDAGSIYEVPLVLEQEGLAHQVLDLLHLPQREPNLSQWQTLVERMYQPGRPLEMAIVGKYVRLNDAYLSVVEALRHAAIASGASLNIRWINSEDIIPESVHTILGGIDGIVVPGGFGNRGIEGKVLAIRYAREQRIPFLGLCLGMQCSVIEWAQNVAHLDANSAEFDEHTPNPVIHLLPEQQDVVDLGGTMRLGLYPCRIAPNSLADRMYQQEVVYERHRHRYEFNNAYRNLFIESGYQISGTSPDGRLVEIVELPDHPYFIATQFHPEFQSRPSKPHPLFLGVVEAAIAQKHGPVPEAVLEASM
- a CDS encoding Spx/MgsR family RNA polymerase-binding regulatory protein, whose translation is MALQVYGIPSCGTCKKALTWLDQNKIGYEFVNTKDNLPTKSMIQAWVEALGSKPMRNTSGQSYRAIGEEKQTWSDEQWVIAFAKDAMLLKRPLFVKDGKAVAVGFRDPDVVRKAIAP
- a CDS encoding DUF2237 domain-containing protein — encoded protein: MSDARNVLGQPLEICCTSPMTGFYRDGTCNTGGGDFGAHVVCAQMTAEFLEYTRSQGNDLSTPMPAFNFPGLKPGDRWCLCASRWKEALDAGVAPPVVLDSTHALALEYVTLEELKQHAI
- a CDS encoding ZIP family metal transporter; its protein translation is MFTTSSNPLNFHRNGLAKVRLKESLNRQHVKRIWLFVIAIALHNFPEGLAVGVGFGSGDVASGMALALGIGLQNIPEGLVVALSLRELGYSIATAIGVATLTGLVEPIGGVLGAGVVSIAAPLLPWGMAFAAGAMLFVIVDEIIPEVDHKGLAQEGTLGAVVGFVIMMVLDIALG